One region of Lysobacter silvisoli genomic DNA includes:
- a CDS encoding DUF938 domain-containing protein has product MTDLPYAPACDRNRDPILEVLRAHLPAQAQVLEIGSGTGQHAVHFAAAVPGWTWQCSDRAEKLPGIRAWLAHASLANTPPPFELYAVTEPVPGLMPPRPPIPLDPVSRRSGYDVVYSANTLHIMGWPQAQALFAALPTLLADDSRVVVYGPFKAGGEYLSQSDLQFDAILRERDAASGLRDIEAVLALAESAGLRLIDRRAMPAHNHCLVWRR; this is encoded by the coding sequence ATGACCGATCTGCCCTACGCGCCGGCCTGCGACCGCAACCGCGACCCCATCCTCGAGGTGCTGCGCGCGCACCTGCCCGCGCAGGCGCAGGTGCTGGAGATCGGCAGCGGCACCGGCCAGCACGCGGTGCATTTCGCCGCCGCGGTGCCGGGCTGGACCTGGCAATGCTCCGACCGCGCCGAGAAGCTGCCCGGCATCCGCGCTTGGCTCGCGCACGCGTCGCTGGCGAACACACCGCCGCCGTTCGAGCTGTACGCGGTGACCGAGCCCGTGCCCGGGCTGATGCCGCCGCGCCCGCCGATCCCGCTGGACCCGGTGTCGCGGCGTTCGGGCTACGACGTGGTCTACAGCGCCAACACCTTGCACATCATGGGCTGGCCGCAGGCGCAGGCGCTGTTCGCCGCGCTGCCGACCCTGCTGGCCGACGATTCGCGGGTGGTGGTGTACGGCCCGTTCAAGGCCGGTGGCGAGTACCTGAGCCAGAGCGACCTGCAATTCGACGCGATCCTGCGCGAGCGCGACGCCGCCAGCGGGCTGCGCGATATCGAAGCGGTGCTGGCGCTGGCCGAATCGGCCGGCCTGCGCCTGATCGACCGCCGAGCGATGCCGGCGCACAACCACTGCCTGGTCTGGCGTCGCTGA